A portion of the bacterium genome contains these proteins:
- a CDS encoding YkgJ family cysteine cluster protein — protein MAVRPPTPKKPVFKVSSCECADCRAACLNSPGWFQPAEVPRLAKHLGLTVEETFRRYLAVGVTHTTDGSPRHGVMPHKLRDHKKPGGVWTLPELADPGRCIFFDHGKCTIYGVRPYECARMIHGRENEAVKLRRTIVKNWTAEALAPFAKLTKTKLTGAPPPLGSRRPGSAPARATGGKKPPTKPKGSS, from the coding sequence ATGGCCGTCCGCCCCCCGACACCGAAGAAGCCCGTCTTCAAGGTCAGCAGCTGCGAGTGTGCGGACTGCCGGGCCGCCTGCCTCAACTCGCCGGGCTGGTTCCAGCCCGCCGAGGTGCCCCGGCTGGCCAAGCACCTGGGCCTGACGGTCGAGGAGACCTTCCGCAGGTACCTGGCCGTGGGTGTCACCCACACCACCGACGGTTCGCCGCGCCACGGCGTGATGCCGCACAAGCTGCGGGACCACAAAAAGCCGGGCGGCGTCTGGACCCTGCCGGAGCTGGCCGATCCCGGGCGCTGCATCTTCTTCGACCACGGCAAGTGCACGATCTACGGCGTGCGACCCTACGAGTGCGCCCGCATGATCCACGGCCGCGAGAACGAGGCGGTGAAGCTGCGCCGCACGATCGTGAAGAACTGGACCGCCGAGGCCCTGGCCCCCTTCGCCAAGCTGACGAAGACCAAGCTGACCGGGGCGCCGCCGCCGCTGGGCTCGCGCCGGCCCGGGTCCGCGCCCGCGCGAGCGACCGGCGGGAAGAAGCCGCCGACGAAGCCGAAGGGCTCGTCGTGA